One part of the Tachysurus vachellii isolate PV-2020 chromosome 6, HZAU_Pvac_v1, whole genome shotgun sequence genome encodes these proteins:
- the hcar1-3 gene encoding hydroxycarboxylic acid receptor 2 has translation MQYNNTTCNPTGKVVPSVLPYLLITELLLGLPGNLMALYIFCRHLRSWRPNILFLFNLLLADFFLLVSMPFRIDTYLHSEIWLFGNAWCRINLFMLAVNRSASIGFMTTVAVHRYFKVVHPHNKINFISSRQAGWIAGFIWGVIILMRLPLLIEDQMNIEERDPVCRSFNSKNVTFGLQLHQAIYVAEFFLPLLVLIFCSIRISCILRQRQLNKEKKVRQAINTVLVIVGVFIFCFFPGVATGLIALYFKTNLTTYCNAYKVFSQLFVLSIGFTYLNSALDPIIYCFSSSMFRNSLKSSINRVGIVQLQLSRRASTVNGSES, from the coding sequence ATGCAGTACAATAACACTACTTGTAATCCAACAGGAAAAGTGGTGCCCTCTGTTCTCCCTTATTTACTTATCACTGAGCTCCTACTTGGCCTGCCAGGAAACTTGATGGCTCTGTATATCTTCTGTCGCCACCTTCGATCTTGGAGACCCAATATCCTGTTTCTATTTAACTTGCTCCTGGCTGATTTTTTCCTCTTGGTGAGCATGCCATTTCGGATTGATACCTATCTACATTCTGAAATCTGGCTGTTTGGTAATGCATGGTGCCGGATCAACCTCTTCATGCTAGCAGTCAATCGGTCAGCAAGCATTGGTTTCATGACCACTGTGGCTGTGCATCGATATTTTAAAGTAGTCCATCCACATAATAAAATCAACTTCATTAGCTCACGCCAAGCTGGATGGATCGCTGGTTTCATCTGGGGTGTTATAATCTTAATGAGGCTTCCACTGCTGATTGAGGACCAAATGAATATTGAGGAAAGAGATCCTGTCTGCCGGAGTTTTAACAGCAAAAATGTCACATTTGGTCTACAGTTACACCAAGCGATATATGTTGCTGAGTTTTTCCTCCCTCTATTGGTACTAATATTTTGCTCCATTCGAATTTCCTGTATATTACGACAACGGCAGCTGAACAAAGAGAAGAAGGTGCGACAGGCTATCAACACTGTCCTAGTGATTGTTGGGGTTTTTATCTTTTGCTTCTTCCCTGGAGTTGCCACAGGACTGATTGCActctattttaaaacaaatttgacTACATACTGCAATGCTTACAAAGTATTCAGTCAGCTGTTCGTCTTGTCCATCGGGTTCACATACCTGAACAGTGCCCTGGATCCTATCATCTACTGCTTCTCAAGCTCCATGTTCCGAAACTCACTAAAATCTTCGATCAATCGAGTTGGAATTGTGCAATTACAGCTAAGCCGTCGAGCTAGCACAGTGAATGGCAGCGAAAGCTAA